From a region of the Cucumis sativus cultivar 9930 chromosome 6, Cucumber_9930_V3, whole genome shotgun sequence genome:
- the LOC101222485 gene encoding peroxisomal membrane protein 11C, with protein sequence MSKLDATRAELALLVLYLNKAEARDKICRAIQYGSKFLSNGEPGTAQNVDKTTSLARKVFRLFKFVNDLHGLISPVPQGTPLPLILLGKSKNALLSTFLFLDQIVWLGRTGIYKNKERTDRIGRISLFCWLGASFCTVLVEIGEIGRLSAAIKKQEKDLKDKDINQHQVCYHQDEKYRANLKKTNERSLALVKASMDLLVAVGLLQLAPKKVTPRVTGALGFVSSLISCYQLLPPASKAKAS encoded by the exons ATGAGTAAGCTAGATGCGACCAGAGCAGAACTTGCTCTTCTAGTTCTGTACTTGAATAAAGCAGAAGCCAGAGACAAAATATGTAGAGCTATACAGTATGGCTCCAAATTCTTGAGTAATGGTGAGCCTGGCACAGCACAAAATGTTGACAAAACTACCAGTTTAGCTCGAAAAGTTTTTCGTCTTTTCAAG TTTGTCAACGATCTGCATGGCCTTATTAGTCCAGTTCCTCAAGGAACTCCCCTTCCTCTTATTCTTCTGGGAAAG TCCAAAAATGCCTTGCTATCGACTTTTCTATTTCTTGACCAAATTGTTTGGCTTGGTAGAACAGGCATCTACAAG AATAAGGAACGTACCGATCGTATTGGaaggatttctctgttttgtTGGTTGGGTGCTTCATTCTGTACGGTGTTAGTCGAG ATTGGAGAGATCGGTAGGCTATCTGCTGCAATTAAGAAACAAGAGAAAGACCTTAAGGATAAGGATATCAATCAACACCAAGTGTGTTATCATCAA GACGAGAAATACCGTGcaaatcttaaaaaaacaaatgaaaggtCCTTGGCCCTGGTGAAAGCATCCATGGATTTATTGGTTGCTGTTGGACTACTTCAGTTGGCACCGAAGAAAGTTACGCCCCGTGTCACAGGTGCTCTCGGATTTGTTAGTTCACTGATCTCTTGCTATCAG TTGCTTCCTCCGGCATCGAAAGCAAAGGCATCATGA
- the LOC101222723 gene encoding protein CELLULOSE SYNTHASE INTERACTIVE 1: MVEEGSVHRSSGGTDSEAESAEEWLLQAQKLVPVALEKALEVKVFPGRWKMIVSKLEQLPSRLSDLSSHPCFSKNVLCKEQLQAVLNSLKETVELAKLCVREKFEGKLRIQSDLDSLSGKLDLNLRDCGLLIKTGVLGEATLPLPLSGCSSQWESTDYGNIRELLARLQIGHMEAKHRALDSLVEIIKEDDDNVLSIFGRNNVAALVQLLTATSLCIREKTINLICLLAESGSCENWLVSEGVLPPLIRLVESGTAVAKEKAVISLQRLSMSADTARAIVGHGGVRPLIELCKTGDSVSQAAAACTLKNISAVPEVRQTLAEEGIIRVMISLVDCGILLGSKEYAAECLQNLTASNESLRRSVISEGGLRCILAYLDGPLPQESAVGALRNIVSSVSMELLLSLGFLPRLVHVLKSGSVGAQQAAASAICRVCNTPEMKKLIGEAECIPLLIKLLESKSNSVREVAAQAISSLVTLSQNCREVKRDEKSVPNLVQLLDPIPQNTAKKYAVACLVSLSSSRKCKKLMISYGAIGYLKKLSEMDTPGSKKLLEKLERGKLRSLFGRK, encoded by the coding sequence ATGGTGGAAGAGGGAAGCGTTCATCGGAGTTCAGGCGGGACGGATTCAGAGGCAGAGTCAGCTGAAGAATGGCTGCTGCAAGCTCAAAAGCTTGTTCCTGTGGCCCTGGAGAAGGCTCTGGAGGTTAAGGTGTTTCCCGGGAGGTGGAAGATGATTGTTTCAAAGCTTGAGCAGCTTCCATCCCGGTTATCGGATTTGTCGAGCCATCCTTGCTTTTCGAAGAATGTTCTTTGCAAGGAGCAATTGCAAGCTGTTTTGAACAGCTTGAAGGAAACCGTTGAACTGGCGAAGCTTTGTGTTAGAGAGAAATTTGAAGGCAAGCTTCGGATACAAAGTGATCTTGACTCGTTGTCTGGGAAATTGGATTTGAACTTGCGTGATTGTGGTCTTCTGATTAAGACGGGCGTGCTTGGTGAGGCTACTCTACCTCTACCTTTGTCAGGTTGTTCGTCACAGTGGGAATCTACTGACTATGGCAACATAAGGGAACTGCTTGCCAGGCTGCAGATAGGCCATATGGAGGCAAAACATCGAGCTCTTGACAGTCTTGTTGAGATCATCAAAGAGGATGATGATAATGTTTTGTCTATCTTTGGTCGTAATAATGTTGCTGCTTTAGTCCAATTGCTCACTGCAACCTCTCTGTGTATCCGAGAGAAGACGATCAACCTAATTTGCCTGCTAGCTGAATCAGGAAGTTGTGAAAATTGGCTTGTTTCAGAAGGTGTTTTGCCACCTCTAATCAGACTTGTCGAGTCTGGCACTGCTGTGGCTAAAGAAAAGGCAGTGATTTCGCTGCAAAGGTTGTCAATGTCAGCTGATACTGCCCGTGCAATAGTTGGGCATGGTGGGGTTCGACCTCTTATTGAACTCTGCAAGACCGGTGATTCTGTATCGCAGGCTGCTGCTGCTTGCACACTGAAGAACATATCAGCCGTACCTGAGGTTCGACAAACTTTGGCTGAAGAAGGGATCATAAGAGTGATGATCAGTCTTGTCGATTGTGGAATTCTGTTGGGATCGAAAGAGTATGCAGCTGAATGCCTACAAAATCTCACTGCTAGCAACGAATCTCTAAGGAGATCAGTCATCTCTGAAGGTGGTCTTCGCTGCATATTGGCATATCTTGACGGCCCTCTCCCTCAAGAATCTGCGGTCGGGGCATTGAGGAATATAGTCAGCTCAGTTTCAATGGAACTTCTGTTGTCTCTCGGCTTCCTCCCTCGTCTAGTACATGTGCTCAAGTCTGGATCAGTTGGTGCACAGCAGGCTGCAGCGTCAGCAATCTGCAGGGTATGCAACACACCAGAGATGAAGAAGCTAATAGGTGAAGCTGAGTGCATCCCTCTCCTGATTAAACTCCTCGAGTCCAAATCAAACAGTGTCCGAGAAGTGGCAGCGCAGGCAATCTCAAGCCTTGTGACCCTTTCGCAGAACTGCAGAGAAGTTAAAAGGGATGAAAAGAGTGTCCCAAATCTCGTCCAACTACTTGATCCCATCCCACAAAACACAGCGAAGAAATATGCCGTTGCGTGTCTCGTGTCACTCTCTTCGAGTAGGAAATGCAAGAAGCTGATGATATCGTATGGGGCAATAGGGTATTTGAAGAAGCTATCAGAGATGGACACACCGGGCTCAAAGAAGCTGCTAGAGAAACTGGAAAGAGGTAAGTTGAGAAGTCTGTTCGGTAGGAAATAG